The following proteins are co-located in the Polymorphospora rubra genome:
- a CDS encoding acyl-CoA dehydrogenase family protein: MDLSLAPEQAAARRLAAEFVDREVAPYAAAADRAEEVDPAVVRKLGDLGFLGLTIDEADGGSGGDHLTYCLVLEELGRGDSSVRGIVSVSLGLVAKSIAAHGTPEQKTRWLPGLCAGDLLGAFALTEPDHGSDAGALRTRAVRDGDDWLISGAKVFITNGTLADVILLFARTGGPGPRGITAFLVPADSAGLTRRRIHGKLGLRGQDTAELALDRVRVPDSARLGAADAGFDLALRALAKGRMSVAAGCVGIAQGSLDAALGYAAQREQFGKPIAGHQLVQQLLAGIAVDTAAARLLVWQVADLIDRGQPFATESSVAKLFATEAAVRAANNALQIFGGYGYIDEYPVGRYLRDARVATLYEGTSQIQQLLIGRALTGVSAFK; encoded by the coding sequence ATGGATCTGAGCCTCGCGCCCGAGCAGGCCGCCGCGCGTCGACTCGCGGCCGAGTTCGTCGATCGTGAGGTGGCGCCGTACGCCGCCGCGGCCGACCGCGCCGAAGAGGTCGACCCGGCCGTCGTCCGCAAGCTCGGCGACCTCGGCTTCCTCGGCCTGACCATCGACGAGGCCGACGGCGGCTCCGGCGGCGACCACCTCACGTACTGCCTGGTGCTGGAGGAACTCGGGCGCGGCGACTCGTCCGTACGCGGCATCGTCTCGGTCTCCCTCGGCCTGGTCGCCAAGTCGATCGCCGCCCACGGCACACCCGAACAGAAGACCCGCTGGCTGCCCGGACTCTGCGCCGGCGACCTGCTCGGCGCCTTCGCGCTCACCGAACCCGACCACGGATCCGACGCCGGGGCGCTGCGTACCCGGGCGGTCCGCGACGGCGACGACTGGCTGATCAGCGGCGCCAAGGTGTTCATCACCAACGGCACCCTCGCCGACGTCATCCTGCTCTTCGCCCGTACCGGCGGCCCCGGGCCGCGCGGCATCACCGCCTTCCTGGTCCCCGCCGACAGCGCCGGACTGACCCGCCGCCGTATCCACGGCAAGCTCGGGCTGCGCGGCCAGGACACCGCCGAACTCGCCCTGGACCGGGTCCGGGTGCCCGACAGCGCCCGGCTCGGCGCCGCGGACGCCGGCTTCGACCTGGCGCTGCGTGCCCTGGCCAAGGGGCGGATGTCGGTCGCCGCCGGCTGCGTCGGCATCGCCCAGGGCAGCCTGGACGCCGCCCTGGGCTACGCGGCCCAACGGGAACAGTTCGGCAAACCGATCGCCGGCCACCAACTGGTGCAGCAACTGCTCGCCGGGATCGCCGTCGACACCGCCGCCGCCCGGCTGCTCGTCTGGCAGGTCGCCGACCTGATCGACCGGGGACAGCCCTTCGCCACCGAGTCGTCGGTGGCCAAACTCTTCGCCACCGAGGCCGCCGTCCGCGCCGCCAACAACGCCCTGCAGATCTTCGGTGGGTACGGCTACATCGACGAGTACCCGGTCGGCAGATACCTGCGCGACGCCCGCGTCGCCACCCTCTACGAGGGCACCAGCCAGATCCAGCAACTCCTCATCGGGCGGGCGCTCACCGGCGTCAGCGCCTTCAAGTGA
- the fabG gene encoding 3-oxoacyl-ACP reductase FabG: protein MNRFADRVAIVTGAAQGIGAATARRLAAEGAAVAVVDLDPERSKVVADELTAAGGRAIGVGCDVTDADAVEAMTQRVVTELGGPHILVNNAGITRDNLLFKMSATEWNAVLNTNLTSMFHCCQAAQKHMVAARYGRIVNLSSRSALGNRGQVNYAAAKAGVQGLTATLAIELGPYDVTVNAVAPGYVATAMTAATAVRVGASPDDHQRKVAELTPLRRVGQPAEIASVVAFLASDDASYVSGQTLYVNGGAR from the coding sequence GTGAACAGATTCGCCGACCGGGTCGCCATCGTCACCGGCGCCGCCCAGGGAATCGGTGCCGCCACCGCCCGCCGGCTCGCCGCCGAGGGCGCCGCCGTCGCGGTCGTCGACCTCGACCCCGAGCGGAGCAAGGTCGTCGCCGACGAGTTGACCGCCGCCGGCGGCCGGGCGATCGGCGTCGGCTGCGACGTCACCGACGCCGACGCGGTCGAGGCGATGACCCAGCGGGTGGTCACCGAACTCGGCGGCCCGCACATCCTGGTCAACAACGCCGGCATCACCCGCGACAACCTGCTCTTCAAGATGTCGGCCACCGAGTGGAACGCGGTGCTGAACACCAACCTGACCAGCATGTTCCACTGCTGCCAGGCGGCGCAGAAACACATGGTCGCCGCACGCTACGGCCGGATCGTCAACCTGAGCAGCCGCTCCGCGCTCGGCAACCGCGGGCAGGTCAACTACGCCGCGGCCAAGGCCGGGGTGCAGGGGCTCACCGCCACCCTCGCCATCGAACTCGGGCCGTACGACGTCACCGTCAACGCGGTCGCCCCCGGATACGTGGCGACCGCGATGACCGCCGCCACCGCCGTACGGGTCGGCGCCAGCCCCGACGACCACCAGCGGAAGGTCGCCGAACTGACCCCGCTGCGCCGGGTCGGCCAGCCGGCGGAGATCGCCTCGGTGGTCGCCTTCCTGGCCAGCGACGACGCCTCGTACGTCAGCGGCCAGACCCTCTACGTCAACGGCGGCGCCCGCTGA
- a CDS encoding acyl-CoA dehydrogenase family protein — protein sequence MDFALSDDERAIRDTAREFVTREVMPLEPELLRRERAHLPGLEPGQLRELQLRARKFGFWGLDTPDGYGGMGLPAVTQSLIWTEVGRTFVPFRFGGEADNILFHADDGQKREYLLPTIEGERRSCFAITEPGAGSDAANIRLTARRDGDDWILDGEKTFITGGNEADFAIVIAVTDRDRDVRRGGSTAFLVDRDMGWRSEFIQTMGEGGPASLIFENVRVPARNVLGEIGQGFALAMQWIGKGRYVIPSHALGIAERALAMAIDHANTRHTFGRPIGENQAIGWMLADSETELEAARWLVLRAAWTVDAGLDPRHASSMAKLYGAGMVNRVVDRVMQVHGGMGYTRELPIERWYRQVRLLRIFEGTDEMQRLIISRDLLRGYTKLGGHLA from the coding sequence GTGGACTTCGCACTGAGCGACGACGAACGGGCGATCCGGGACACCGCCCGGGAGTTCGTCACCCGTGAGGTCATGCCGCTGGAACCGGAGCTGCTCCGCCGCGAACGCGCCCACCTGCCCGGCCTGGAACCCGGCCAGCTCCGCGAGTTGCAGCTGCGGGCCCGCAAGTTCGGCTTCTGGGGCCTCGACACCCCCGACGGGTACGGCGGGATGGGCCTGCCGGCCGTCACCCAGTCGCTGATCTGGACCGAGGTGGGGCGCACCTTCGTGCCGTTCCGTTTCGGCGGCGAGGCGGACAACATCCTCTTCCACGCCGACGACGGGCAGAAACGCGAATACCTGCTGCCCACCATCGAGGGCGAACGCCGCTCCTGCTTCGCCATCACCGAGCCCGGCGCCGGCTCCGACGCGGCCAACATCCGCCTCACCGCCCGCCGCGACGGCGACGACTGGATCCTCGACGGCGAGAAGACCTTCATCACCGGCGGCAACGAGGCCGACTTCGCCATCGTCATCGCGGTCACCGACCGCGACCGCGACGTCCGCCGGGGCGGCAGCACCGCCTTCCTCGTCGACCGGGACATGGGCTGGCGCTCGGAGTTCATCCAGACCATGGGCGAGGGCGGACCGGCCTCGCTGATCTTCGAGAACGTCCGGGTACCGGCACGCAACGTCCTCGGCGAGATCGGCCAGGGTTTCGCCCTCGCCATGCAGTGGATCGGCAAGGGCCGGTACGTCATCCCGTCGCACGCGCTCGGCATCGCCGAACGCGCGCTGGCCATGGCGATCGACCACGCGAACACCCGGCACACCTTCGGCCGACCCATCGGCGAGAACCAGGCGATCGGCTGGATGCTCGCCGACTCCGAAACCGAACTGGAGGCGGCCCGCTGGCTGGTGCTGCGCGCCGCCTGGACCGTCGACGCCGGACTCGACCCGAGACACGCCTCGTCGATGGCGAAACTCTACGGCGCCGGCATGGTCAACCGGGTGGTCGACCGGGTGATGCAGGTCCACGGCGGCATGGGCTACACCCGGGAACTGCCGATCGAACGGTGGTACCGGCAGGTGCGGCTGCTGCGCATCTTCGAGGGCACCGACGAGATGCAACGGCTGATCATCTCCCGCGACCTGCTGCGCGGCTACACGAAGCTCGGAGGACACCTGGCGTGA